The following are encoded together in the Geobacter sulfurreducens PCA genome:
- the recN gene encoding DNA repair protein RecN gives MLTDLSIRNLAIIDSLHVSFDRGLTVLTGETGAGKSIIIDAVNLIMGGRASAELVRTGEEEATVEALFSLPTDAPLGQRLAAMGLDCDGELLVKRVVSRSGRNRVFIGGGLSTLAMLSDISRELVNIYGQHESQTLLRPENHLRLLDGFAGLDSLRADYAAIFDRYRETEARLRELDEGEREAARRLDLLSFQVEEIHAAALAPGEEEALAGERELLVNAERLSRGSEEAYEALYGDESSVLHLLARVKGRVAEISGVDASLAPLLDVVESAAAQLEDAALTLRGYGARIEADPARLEAVDERLDLIRRLKKKYAPTVEEIIAYGEEAAREMELLLNRDRTRSDLDRELETLAGRVRETGHGLSAKRHEAAKRLKAAMEREIHELAMKHALFDVAFEELPEPRQTGLDSVTFLFSPNPGEEPKPLARIASGGELSRLMLALKQVHPESDVPTLIFDEVDTGIGGATSALVGEKLKRVSRAQQVLCITHHPQVAAFADRHYKVEKRVEGGRTATAVTPLEGEDRVAEMARMLGGVTITGTTLDHAREMIEGARRAAVGG, from the coding sequence GTGCTGACCGATCTCTCCATCAGGAACCTCGCCATCATCGATTCCCTTCATGTTTCCTTCGACCGGGGGCTCACCGTCCTTACGGGCGAGACCGGCGCGGGCAAATCGATCATCATCGATGCCGTGAACCTTATTATGGGGGGGCGCGCCTCGGCTGAGCTGGTCCGGACCGGCGAGGAAGAGGCAACGGTAGAAGCTCTTTTTTCCCTGCCGACCGATGCGCCACTCGGGCAGCGGCTGGCGGCGATGGGACTCGATTGCGACGGCGAGCTGCTGGTGAAGCGGGTCGTGTCACGGTCGGGACGCAATCGGGTCTTCATCGGCGGCGGTCTCTCCACCCTGGCAATGCTGTCGGATATCTCCCGCGAACTCGTCAATATTTACGGCCAGCACGAGTCCCAGACCCTGCTGCGGCCCGAGAACCACCTGAGGCTGCTGGACGGCTTCGCCGGCCTCGATTCCCTGCGGGCCGACTATGCGGCCATCTTCGACCGGTACCGGGAGACCGAAGCCCGGCTCAGGGAGCTGGACGAGGGTGAGCGGGAGGCTGCCCGGCGCCTGGACCTCTTGAGCTTCCAGGTGGAGGAGATCCACGCCGCAGCCCTGGCGCCGGGCGAGGAAGAGGCCCTGGCCGGGGAGCGGGAACTGCTCGTCAATGCCGAGCGGCTCAGCCGGGGGAGCGAAGAGGCCTATGAAGCCCTGTACGGCGACGAGTCTTCGGTTCTGCACCTGCTTGCCCGAGTGAAGGGTAGGGTTGCCGAAATATCCGGGGTTGATGCCTCACTGGCCCCGCTGTTGGACGTTGTGGAATCGGCGGCGGCTCAACTGGAGGATGCGGCCCTGACCCTGCGGGGCTACGGTGCGCGCATCGAGGCCGACCCGGCCCGACTGGAGGCGGTGGACGAGCGGCTCGATCTGATCCGGCGCCTGAAGAAGAAATACGCCCCCACCGTGGAAGAGATCATCGCCTATGGCGAGGAAGCGGCCCGGGAGATGGAACTGCTTCTCAACCGCGACCGGACCCGCAGCGATCTCGACCGGGAGCTGGAAACCCTGGCCGGCCGGGTGAGGGAAACGGGGCATGGTCTCTCGGCAAAGCGGCACGAAGCGGCAAAGCGGCTCAAGGCCGCCATGGAGCGGGAGATCCACGAGCTTGCAATGAAGCACGCCCTGTTCGACGTGGCGTTCGAGGAACTGCCCGAACCGCGCCAGACGGGGCTCGACAGCGTAACCTTCCTGTTTTCCCCGAATCCGGGGGAAGAACCGAAACCCCTGGCGCGGATTGCCTCCGGTGGGGAGCTTTCGCGACTCATGCTGGCCCTCAAGCAGGTCCACCCCGAGAGCGACGTGCCGACCCTCATTTTCGACGAGGTGGATACCGGCATTGGCGGCGCCACATCGGCCCTGGTGGGGGAGAAGCTCAAGCGGGTAAGCCGTGCCCAGCAGGTCCTCTGCATCACCCATCACCCCCAGGTTGCCGCCTTTGCCGATCGGCACTACAAGGTGGAAAAGCGGGTTGAAGGCGGACGGACCGCCACGGCGGTCACCCCTCTCGAAGGGGAGGACCGGGTCGCGGAAATGGCACGAATGCTCGGCGGAGTGACCATCACCGGCACCACCCTCGATCATGCCCGGGAGATGATCGAGGGCGCCCGCAGGGCTGCTGTCGGGGGCTGA
- a CDS encoding NAD(+)/NADH kinase yields MKKIAIFAKVHDPRCQGVASELIAWLEARGLIPLVEAHLARHLGGRQGIVPEDIPVLADMAVVLGGDGTLISAARLIGSRQIPILGVNLGSLGFLTEITLDELYPVLESCLSGDFQVTERMMLTVSVERNGEEICSHRVLNDVVINKGALARIIDMETEVSGIRLTTYKADGLIISTPTGSTGYSLSANGPIVHPSLECITITPICPHTLTNRPIVLESSSGVTVWLRSKDEDVYLTLDGQVGMELKCGDAVHVRRAAHRTRLVMSRSRNYFEVLRTKLKWGER; encoded by the coding sequence ATGAAAAAAATCGCTATCTTCGCCAAGGTTCACGATCCCCGCTGCCAGGGCGTGGCGAGCGAGCTGATCGCCTGGCTGGAGGCGCGGGGACTGATTCCGCTGGTGGAGGCCCATTTGGCGCGCCACTTGGGGGGGCGGCAGGGCATCGTCCCCGAGGACATTCCCGTGCTGGCCGATATGGCGGTGGTCCTCGGCGGCGACGGGACCCTCATTTCCGCGGCGCGGCTCATCGGGTCCCGCCAGATTCCCATTCTCGGCGTCAACCTGGGCAGTCTCGGCTTTCTGACCGAGATCACCCTGGACGAGCTCTATCCGGTGCTGGAATCCTGTCTCTCGGGCGATTTTCAGGTGACCGAGCGGATGATGCTTACCGTGTCCGTAGAGCGTAACGGCGAGGAGATCTGTTCCCACCGGGTTCTGAACGATGTGGTCATCAACAAGGGAGCCCTTGCCAGGATCATCGACATGGAGACGGAGGTGAGCGGCATCCGGCTCACCACCTACAAGGCCGACGGCCTCATTATTTCAACTCCCACGGGTTCCACCGGCTACAGCCTTTCGGCCAACGGACCCATCGTTCATCCGTCACTGGAGTGCATCACGATCACCCCCATCTGTCCCCACACCCTCACCAACCGTCCCATCGTGCTCGAGTCGAGTTCAGGAGTAACCGTCTGGCTCCGCTCCAAGGACGAGGATGTCTACCTGACGCTGGACGGCCAGGTGGGGATGGAGCTGAAATGCGGCGACGCGGTGCATGTGCGCCGGGCGGCCCACAGGACCCGGCTCGTCATGTCCCGCAGCCGCAACTACTTCGAGGTACTCCGGACCAAGCTCAAGTGGGGGGAGCGGTAG
- a CDS encoding glycogen/starch/alpha-glucan phosphorylase: MMDETLPPSEQSAELDTLMLIIKSFLEHLEYTLGKDKYSATRHDIFNALAYAVRDRMVERWLDTQQAYYNQDPKRIYYLSMEFLMGRTLENSLVNLGLLDDFRDAMNSLGFDLDVLIDQEQDAGLGNGGLGRLAACFLDSMATMGIPGYGYGIRYEYGIFRQNIVDGAQVEYPDNWLRYRNPWELDRQEHLHPVKFYGRVVERKNAEGNTVFAWIDTEDVMAMAYDTPIPGFGTNSVNTMRLWTAKSSRDFDLTFFNEGNYIRAVEKKMLSENISKVLYPADHIPEGKELRFKQEYFLASATIQDVIYRFRKNHSDLRLIPDKVAIQLNDTHPSLAIPEMMRLLMDRERLDWDTAWDITTRTFAYTNHTILPEALEKWPVWFLEQILPRHLQIIYEINDRFLAQVRQHFPGDTGRLERMSLVEEHWERKIRMAHLAIVGSHSVNGVAALHTEILKEKVFTDFFEMWPERFNNKTNGITQRRWLKSANPGQAGLISRAIGDGWITDLDQLRKLADLAKDRDFIHAWQRVKQENKKRLADYIFRNNELQVNVDSLFDCQVKRIHEYKRQLLNVLHVITLYNRIKAAPAGDFVPRTVIFSGKAAPAYALAKLIIRLINAVGDVVNNDPDVGDRLKVVFLANYSVSLAEKIFPASDLSEQISTAGTEASGTGNMKFALNGALTIGTLDGANIEIMEEVGRENIFIFGMTAGEVDELRRRGYDPRDYYHRIPELKRVLDQIAEGFFSPATPDLFRPVVDALLNQGDNYMLLADYASYVACQEEVSRLYLDPDEWARRAILNCAGMGKFSSDRTIAEYARDIWGVEQMEVRPVLEFRKHDGPA; this comes from the coding sequence ATGATGGACGAGACGCTTCCCCCCTCCGAGCAGTCCGCCGAACTCGACACCCTGATGCTCATCATCAAGTCTTTTCTGGAACACCTGGAGTACACCCTCGGCAAGGACAAATACTCAGCGACACGGCATGACATCTTCAACGCCTTGGCCTATGCGGTCCGCGACCGGATGGTGGAGCGATGGCTCGACACCCAGCAGGCCTACTACAATCAGGACCCCAAGAGGATCTACTATCTCTCAATGGAATTCCTCATGGGGCGGACCCTGGAGAACAGCCTCGTAAACCTGGGGCTGCTGGACGATTTCCGTGACGCCATGAACTCCCTCGGCTTCGATCTGGATGTCCTCATCGACCAGGAACAGGACGCAGGGCTCGGCAACGGCGGCCTGGGCCGACTCGCTGCCTGCTTCCTCGACTCCATGGCCACTATGGGGATTCCGGGCTACGGTTACGGCATCCGCTACGAGTACGGCATCTTCCGCCAGAATATCGTGGACGGGGCCCAGGTGGAATACCCGGACAACTGGCTCCGCTACCGCAATCCCTGGGAGCTGGACCGGCAGGAGCACCTTCACCCGGTCAAGTTCTACGGCCGGGTTGTAGAACGCAAGAACGCTGAAGGGAACACCGTCTTCGCCTGGATCGACACCGAGGATGTCATGGCCATGGCCTACGACACCCCGATCCCCGGTTTCGGCACTAACTCAGTGAACACCATGCGGCTGTGGACGGCCAAGTCCTCGCGGGACTTCGACCTGACCTTCTTTAACGAGGGGAACTACATCCGGGCCGTTGAAAAGAAGATGCTGTCCGAGAACATATCGAAGGTGCTCTATCCGGCAGACCACATCCCCGAGGGCAAGGAACTCCGTTTCAAGCAGGAGTATTTTCTCGCCTCGGCCACCATCCAGGATGTGATCTACCGTTTCCGCAAGAATCACAGCGACCTGCGCCTGATCCCCGACAAGGTGGCCATCCAGTTGAACGACACCCACCCCTCCCTGGCCATTCCCGAGATGATGCGGCTGCTCATGGACCGGGAACGGCTCGACTGGGATACCGCGTGGGACATCACCACCCGGACCTTTGCCTACACCAACCACACCATCCTCCCCGAAGCCCTGGAAAAGTGGCCGGTCTGGTTCCTGGAGCAGATTCTCCCCCGCCACCTCCAGATCATCTACGAAATCAACGACCGGTTCCTGGCTCAGGTCCGCCAACACTTCCCGGGTGACACGGGCCGTCTGGAGCGGATGTCGCTGGTGGAGGAGCACTGGGAGCGCAAAATCCGCATGGCGCATCTGGCCATTGTCGGCAGTCACTCGGTGAACGGCGTGGCGGCGCTCCACACTGAAATCCTCAAGGAAAAGGTATTTACCGACTTTTTCGAGATGTGGCCCGAGCGGTTCAACAACAAAACCAACGGCATCACCCAGCGCCGCTGGCTGAAAAGCGCCAACCCGGGGCAGGCGGGACTAATCAGCCGCGCGATCGGCGACGGCTGGATCACCGATCTGGACCAGTTGCGCAAACTCGCTGACCTTGCGAAAGACCGGGATTTCATTCATGCCTGGCAGCGGGTGAAGCAGGAGAACAAAAAGCGGCTGGCCGACTACATATTCCGGAACAATGAACTCCAGGTGAACGTAGACTCCCTCTTCGACTGTCAGGTCAAGCGGATCCACGAATACAAGCGGCAATTGCTGAACGTGCTCCACGTCATCACGCTCTACAACAGGATCAAGGCAGCCCCCGCGGGAGACTTCGTCCCCCGCACCGTCATTTTCAGCGGCAAGGCGGCACCGGCCTACGCCCTGGCCAAGCTCATCATCCGGTTGATCAATGCGGTCGGCGACGTGGTCAACAATGACCCGGACGTGGGAGACCGTCTCAAGGTGGTGTTCCTGGCCAACTACAGCGTGTCGCTGGCGGAGAAGATATTCCCTGCCTCGGACCTTTCGGAACAGATTTCCACTGCCGGCACCGAGGCGTCGGGCACCGGCAACATGAAGTTCGCCCTGAACGGGGCTCTCACCATCGGGACTCTGGACGGGGCCAACATCGAAATCATGGAGGAAGTTGGGCGCGAAAACATCTTCATCTTCGGCATGACCGCCGGTGAAGTCGATGAACTGCGCCGGCGGGGCTACGACCCGAGGGATTACTACCACCGGATTCCCGAGCTCAAACGGGTGCTGGACCAGATTGCCGAAGGCTTCTTCTCGCCGGCCACGCCGGACCTCTTCCGCCCCGTCGTCGATGCCCTTCTCAACCAGGGCGACAACTACATGCTGCTGGCCGATTATGCCTCCTACGTGGCCTGCCAGGAAGAGGTGAGCCGGCTCTACCTGGACCCGGACGAGTGGGCCCGCAGGGCGATCCTCAACTGTGCCGGCATGGGCAAGTTTTCCAGCGATCGGACCATCGCCGAGTACGCCCGCGACATCTGGGGCGTGGAGCAGATGGAAGTCCGGCCCGTTCTCGAGTTCCGCAAGCATGACGGCCCGGCGTAA
- a CDS encoding replication-associated recombination protein A: MDLFDAPAAAEALRNAPLAERMRPRTLDEYVGQEHLLGEGKLLRRLIESDTLTSLIFWGPPGSGKTTLARVIANATKSHFIFFSAILSGIKEIREIVKEAEEEKKYRGRNTILFVDEIHRFNKSQQDAFLPYVERGTFTIIGATTENPSFEVVAPLLSRCKVLVLNPLSQENVEQILRSALADPERGLGASGLAADDDALAFMAEQSGGDGRVALNTLETAARLVKNGRIDLESVREAIQKKPLLYDKGGEEHYNVISAFIKSMRGSDPDGALYWLARMIEAGEDPLFILRRMVILASEDIGNADPRALQVAVAALQGFQLVGMPEGRIIIAQAATYLATAPKSNASYAGIDAALAEVRKSGALPVPLHIRNAPTRLMKDLGYHKGYKYAHDYEAGYTPQNYLPERLEGKRFYAPRGHGYEKTIKERMDYIRTLKENDSE; this comes from the coding sequence ATGGACCTCTTTGATGCACCCGCTGCAGCAGAAGCCCTGAGGAATGCTCCCCTCGCCGAACGGATGCGTCCCCGCACCCTAGACGAGTACGTGGGACAGGAGCACTTGCTGGGCGAAGGGAAACTCCTGCGCCGACTGATCGAGTCGGACACTCTCACCTCCCTCATCTTCTGGGGCCCTCCGGGCTCGGGCAAAACAACCCTCGCCCGGGTCATCGCCAATGCAACAAAATCTCACTTCATCTTCTTTTCCGCCATCCTCTCGGGAATCAAGGAAATCCGCGAGATAGTAAAGGAAGCGGAGGAGGAAAAAAAGTACCGGGGCCGCAACACCATCCTCTTTGTGGATGAGATCCACCGATTCAACAAAAGCCAGCAGGATGCGTTCCTCCCCTACGTGGAACGGGGAACCTTCACCATCATCGGCGCCACCACCGAGAATCCCTCCTTCGAGGTGGTGGCGCCACTCCTCTCCCGCTGCAAGGTGCTCGTGCTCAATCCCCTTTCGCAGGAAAATGTGGAGCAGATCCTGCGGAGTGCCCTGGCCGATCCTGAACGCGGCCTCGGCGCGAGCGGCCTTGCCGCGGACGACGATGCCCTTGCCTTCATGGCAGAGCAGTCGGGCGGCGACGGCAGGGTCGCTCTGAACACCCTGGAAACGGCAGCCCGTCTGGTAAAAAACGGCCGGATCGACCTGGAGTCCGTCCGCGAGGCGATTCAGAAAAAGCCGCTGCTCTATGACAAGGGGGGCGAAGAGCACTACAATGTGATCTCCGCGTTCATCAAGTCCATGCGCGGCAGCGATCCGGACGGCGCCCTCTACTGGCTCGCCCGCATGATCGAGGCCGGCGAGGACCCTCTCTTCATCCTGCGGCGGATGGTGATCCTGGCCAGCGAAGACATCGGCAACGCCGACCCCCGGGCGCTCCAGGTAGCCGTGGCGGCACTCCAGGGGTTTCAGCTCGTGGGCATGCCCGAGGGACGGATCATCATTGCCCAGGCCGCCACCTATCTGGCCACCGCGCCCAAGTCAAACGCCTCCTACGCCGGCATTGACGCGGCCCTGGCTGAAGTCAGGAAGAGCGGAGCCCTGCCGGTGCCGCTTCACATCCGTAATGCGCCCACACGGCTCATGAAGGACCTGGGCTACCATAAGGGGTACAAATATGCCCATGACTATGAGGCAGGCTACACGCCCCAGAACTATCTGCCGGAACGGCTTGAAGGAAAACGATTTTATGCCCCGCGGGGGCACGGCTACGAGAAGACCATAAAAGAACGCATGGACTACATCCGCACACTGAAGGAGAACGACAGCGAATGA
- the pfkA gene encoding 6-phosphofructokinase has product MKKIGILTSGGDCSGMNAAIRAAVRTAIRMNIEVVGFRKGYLGLMKGDAIPLDTKAVSGILHRGGTFLQSARSPEFKTPEGQRTALNNLKALGVEGMVVMGGDGSLTGALALNRLGLPVVGIPASIDNDIPFTDMALGVDTALNNIIYAVDCIKDTASSHARAFVIEVMGRHSGYLASISAIATGAEYALVPEREYDLAEICQQLRARYEEGRDNAIIILAEGAGHGHEIANSIKDAIGFETRVTVLGHYQRGGAPTVFDRLLASRLGKKSVELLVTGTWGVMVGLSCNAILATPLEDVIKGEKRPQDEVLRLAEVLGV; this is encoded by the coding sequence ATGAAAAAAATCGGCATACTCACCAGCGGCGGCGACTGCTCGGGCATGAACGCCGCTATCCGGGCCGCGGTGCGCACGGCTATCCGCATGAATATCGAAGTGGTCGGTTTCCGCAAGGGCTACCTTGGGCTCATGAAGGGGGATGCCATCCCCCTGGACACCAAGGCGGTCTCGGGCATTCTCCACCGGGGGGGCACCTTTCTCCAGTCGGCTCGCTCCCCCGAGTTCAAAACACCGGAAGGACAGCGCACGGCCCTGAACAACCTGAAGGCCCTCGGCGTCGAGGGAATGGTTGTAATGGGCGGCGACGGGTCGCTCACCGGTGCCCTGGCCTTGAACCGTCTGGGATTGCCGGTGGTAGGCATTCCCGCCAGCATCGACAACGACATCCCGTTCACCGATATGGCACTGGGGGTTGACACGGCCCTCAACAACATCATCTACGCCGTTGACTGTATCAAGGACACGGCCAGCTCTCACGCGCGGGCCTTTGTCATCGAGGTTATGGGGCGCCATTCGGGCTACCTTGCCAGCATCTCCGCCATCGCCACCGGCGCCGAGTACGCACTGGTCCCCGAACGGGAATACGATCTGGCCGAGATCTGTCAGCAGTTGCGGGCACGCTACGAGGAAGGGCGCGACAATGCCATCATCATTCTGGCGGAGGGGGCCGGTCATGGCCATGAAATCGCCAACAGCATCAAGGACGCCATCGGCTTCGAGACGCGGGTGACGGTGCTGGGTCACTACCAGCGCGGAGGCGCGCCGACGGTATTTGACCGGCTGTTGGCGAGCCGCTTGGGAAAGAAATCAGTTGAGCTGCTGGTGACAGGCACGTGGGGAGTGATGGTGGGACTGTCCTGCAATGCAATCCTCGCCACCCCCCTGGAGGATGTCATCAAGGGTGAGAAGCGTCCTCAGGACGAGGTGCTGCGCTTGGCCGAGGTGCTGGGCGTATGA
- a CDS encoding HAD family hydrolase, producing MAVSSNGGAIKAVIYDCDGVMFDSFEANLAFYQRIMEMMGRPRLSRDNEEQMRILHTYANREVLAHFFPSPGDWEEAVRCAGAIDYRELVPLMIMEEGFREALDTLKGRVGLGVCTNRSTSMDMVLRLFSLDSYFSIVMTASRVTNPKPHPEPLLKVLEHFGIGPREALFVGDSEVDRLSAEAAGVPFVAYKAPLPAAYRMEHHREIIDLLG from the coding sequence ATGGCGGTGAGCAGTAACGGCGGGGCCATCAAGGCGGTAATCTACGATTGTGACGGGGTCATGTTCGACTCATTCGAGGCGAACCTCGCGTTTTACCAGCGGATCATGGAGATGATGGGCCGCCCCCGGCTCAGCAGGGATAACGAGGAGCAGATGCGCATCCTCCACACGTACGCCAATCGGGAGGTGCTGGCCCATTTCTTCCCGTCACCCGGCGACTGGGAGGAGGCGGTCCGGTGTGCCGGCGCCATCGACTACCGGGAACTGGTCCCGCTCATGATCATGGAGGAGGGATTCCGCGAGGCCCTCGACACCCTGAAGGGGAGGGTGGGGCTCGGTGTCTGCACCAACCGGTCGACCTCCATGGACATGGTGCTCCGGTTGTTCAGTCTCGACTCCTATTTCAGCATTGTCATGACCGCGTCACGGGTGACGAACCCAAAACCCCACCCGGAACCCCTGCTGAAGGTGCTCGAACACTTCGGCATCGGCCCACGGGAGGCCCTGTTCGTGGGTGATTCCGAGGTGGACCGGTTGTCGGCCGAGGCTGCCGGCGTCCCCTTCGTGGCCTACAAGGCCCCGCTCCCCGCCGCGTACCGGATGGAGCACCACCGCGAGATCATAGACCTTCTCGGGTGA
- a CDS encoding HNH endonuclease — protein MTYFVVEVTDQEIRREKDKARELRRSRWWQTVISRRTCHWCGGDFPPEELTMDHVVPIVRGGKSSRGNVVPACKECNNRKKYLLPLEWEEYLEKARNGGEQ, from the coding sequence ATGACCTATTTCGTAGTGGAAGTGACGGACCAGGAGATCCGGCGGGAGAAGGACAAAGCCCGAGAACTGCGCCGGAGCCGCTGGTGGCAGACAGTCATCAGCCGCCGTACGTGCCACTGGTGCGGGGGGGATTTCCCGCCCGAAGAGTTGACCATGGACCACGTGGTTCCCATCGTGCGCGGCGGCAAAAGCAGCAGGGGAAACGTGGTACCGGCCTGCAAGGAATGCAATAACCGGAAGAAATACCTCCTCCCCCTGGAGTGGGAAGAGTATCTCGAAAAGGCGAGGAATGGCGGTGAGCAGTAA
- the rnhA gene encoding ribonuclease HI, protein MSAEVEVFCDGACSGNPGVGGYGAILRYGSAEKELSGADGDTTNNRMELTAAIRALEALSRPCAVTITTDSQYLVKGMTEWLSGWVRRGWVNSKKEPVLNRDLWERLRELTGKHQVRWVWVRGHNGHPENERCDALARRAIDAYRNERR, encoded by the coding sequence ATGTCGGCAGAAGTTGAGGTGTTCTGCGACGGCGCCTGTAGTGGTAACCCCGGAGTGGGGGGATACGGCGCGATCCTGCGTTACGGCAGCGCGGAAAAGGAGCTTTCGGGCGCCGATGGCGATACAACCAACAACCGGATGGAGCTTACCGCTGCCATCAGGGCGCTGGAAGCCCTCAGCCGTCCCTGTGCCGTGACGATCACCACCGATTCCCAATATCTGGTGAAGGGGATGACTGAATGGCTTTCCGGTTGGGTGCGTCGGGGATGGGTGAACAGCAAGAAGGAACCGGTCCTGAACCGTGATCTCTGGGAGCGGCTCAGGGAGCTGACCGGGAAGCATCAGGTCAGGTGGGTCTGGGTACGAGGCCACAACGGACACCCGGAGAACGAGCGGTGCGATGCCCTGGCGCGCCGTGCCATCGATGCGTACCGGAACGAACGCCGGTAG
- a CDS encoding lysophospholipid acyltransferase family protein: MKVSFLRRFWVTFSAFVVGSYASLINRFRVKGVEHIPRDGGALIASNHISAYETIFLPWAILRYHPFRMVWAPAKEELFAKPFQRFLYSSWGAFPVKRGRDVRAGKTINDLLRTEKVMLFPEGTRHKDGVLGKGNRGVGKIIYDTRVTVIPTALIGLNRWKFPGLGQEGMVVFGAPLELDDLFARDDCKETHQLIVDRVMAAIADLLKGEDAYVGRS, encoded by the coding sequence TTGAAGGTATCGTTTCTTCGTCGGTTCTGGGTGACGTTTTCCGCATTCGTCGTCGGCAGCTACGCATCGCTCATCAACAGGTTCCGCGTCAAGGGGGTGGAACATATCCCCCGGGACGGCGGAGCCCTTATCGCATCCAACCATATCTCGGCCTACGAGACCATCTTTCTCCCCTGGGCGATTCTGCGTTACCATCCATTCCGAATGGTCTGGGCTCCTGCCAAGGAGGAGCTCTTTGCCAAGCCCTTCCAGCGTTTTCTCTACAGCTCGTGGGGTGCCTTCCCGGTCAAGCGGGGCAGGGACGTCCGTGCCGGCAAGACCATAAACGATCTGCTCCGGACCGAAAAGGTTATGCTCTTTCCCGAAGGAACCCGCCACAAAGACGGCGTGCTCGGCAAGGGGAACCGCGGGGTCGGGAAGATTATCTACGACACCCGGGTCACCGTTATTCCCACGGCACTCATCGGCCTCAACCGATGGAAGTTTCCCGGCTTGGGGCAGGAGGGCATGGTTGTGTTCGGTGCCCCTCTGGAACTGGACGATCTTTTTGCCCGAGATGACTGCAAGGAAACCCACCAACTGATCGTGGATCGGGTAATGGCTGCCATTGCCGACTTGCTCAAGGGGGAGGATGCCTATGTCGGCAGAAGTTGA